From Lytechinus variegatus isolate NC3 chromosome 16, Lvar_3.0, whole genome shotgun sequence, the proteins below share one genomic window:
- the LOC121430307 gene encoding mucin-17-like, with the protein MRVIACITLLIWGAISTKNASGTFCSSGSLSPHTGFCYHVHPEKNAKVKDSRKICRDTYGGDIPSIFSDDENTFIKNLLEPESHEHYWIGVNDRLLEDDFRDVMRNERLNYSHWKANEPDNAFYADCAAMERLSGEWIDYSCSTLSYFALGIICQQPPNPNPYTLCPANMLKYVASSGTECYWFSMDKLTALQAVSHCASMGSKLAFIEDQVLDLFLYSYQQSAEMDTLWIGTQQLLDSSGQSYRSVEFGTTTPVYYDNFMSTYSGNETLVCAAKISSEGGKWNQLNCDEGTYHFVCRFINGTETNTSTETTVATTTTTIPSTTPANTTIHTTTEATTPSTTNPTTTAPTTTESTTAVLTTTQATTTPTTTEPTTPKPTTTEEDTTTLPSTTATTTHNPTTTAVTTTIPTTYSSTTQPDTTDRVTTITATTTQATTSETTATSISISTEATGRYFGKVYFVVRVSAFRVTCLSSL; encoded by the exons ATGAGAGTCATTGCGTGTATCACGCTTCTCATTTGGGGAGCAATTTCAACCAAGAATGCCA GCGGAACATTTTGTTCTTCAGGCTCCTTGAGTCCGCACACCGGGTTTTGCTACCACGTCCATCCAGAGAAAAATGCCAAAGTGAAAGATTCGAGAAAGATCTGCCGAGACACCTATGGGGGAGACATTCCTTCCATCTTTTCTGATGATGAAAATACGTTCATCAAAAACCTCCTGGAACCGGAAAGTCATGA aCATTACTGGATAGGTGTCAACGATCGGTTGCTAGAAGATGATTTCCGTGACGTCATGCGAAACGAGAGACTAAACTACAGTCACTGGAAAGCAAATGAACCAGACAATGCGTTTTATGCCGACTGTGCAGCTATGGAGAGATTAAGTGGTGAATGGATAGACTACTCATGTTCGACACTATCATACTTCGCACTGGGAATCATCTGTCAGCAACCCCCTAATCCAAACCCATACACAC TGTGTCCTGCTAATATGCTCAAATATGTCGCTTCTTCGGGGACAGAGTGCTACTGGTTTTCGATGGACAAATTAACAGCTCTTCAGGCCGTATCCCACTGTGCATCTATGGGCTCTAAGTTGGCTTTCATTGAAGACCAAGTCTTGGATCTTTTCCTTTATTCCTACCAACAGAGTGCAGA GATGGACACGCTATGGATTGGGACTCAGCAATTGCTTGATAGCAGTGGTCAAAGTTACCGATCGGTAGAGTTTGGTACGACCACACCCGTTTACTATGATAACTTCATGTCCACATACTCGGGAAATGAGACCCTTGTCTGTGCAGCCAAGATCAGCTCAGAAGGCGGGAAGTGGAATCAATTGAACTGCGACGAAGGAACGTACCATTTCGTTTGCCGGTTTATTAATGGGACAG AAACTAATACATCTACGGAAACCACAGTTGCAACAACAACCACCACCATTCCCTCTACCACGCCAGCCAATACCACTATCCACACAACAACTGAAGCTACGACTCCTTCCACCACCAATCCAACCACGACAGCACCAACAACAACAGAATCTACAACAGCCGTGCTAACTACGACTCAAGCAACTACAACTCCTACAACAACAGAACCTACGACACCAAAACCCACCACAACGGAAGAAGATACAACGACTTTGCCCTCAACCACAGCAACCACTACCCACAATCCAACTACAACAGCAGTTACTACCACCATACCTACAACATACTCTTCTACAACGCAACCTGACACAACAGATAGAGTAACAACTATCACTGCTACAACTACTCAAGCCACCACATCGGAAACAACTGCAACTTCAATTTCCATATCCACAGAAGCAACGGGTAGGTATTTTGGTAAGGTGTATTTTGTTGTACGTGTTTCTGCATTCCGTGTTACATGTCTGTCTTCGTTGTGA
- the LOC121430152 gene encoding somatostatin receptor type 2-like, which translates to MSTSAATTMTTTSSFAGNATCIGFLNNMIAPEDCDFLKKASMIFIILSIILLIWGLLNNVILLIIIFTNGRKMRTIPNMFIGNMAFLGILYLVIVSGGNLPLFAQMAFQIRIVKDSSMPTGLFFVQMFVATSSFTILVILGLDRYLAIVHPLRSRPYRTKKRAIIANSFAWIIAGICMIPLFLGGGGSQDIFQVHSSPRSRNAMMIFMIFAFLLPLVLFFVMYLAILKVILHNPLNTQLQGEEQTRRWKQRIQIFKSISRVVFTFTVHYGYAFGIFLWLINGGHTKVSTRLSNVLFYSALLVTYLNTCINPLVYALTLESFRPFVYKLLCPKFCNLRRPQKGALNTTQDNPGMSEAHRTGQDNGIRITIDLVSTGSNSDRNQDEDEISSNGIINQAYQESSRTDGEYPSENGSACLTEGEVITVTPTSHE; encoded by the exons ATGTCGACGTCCGCGGCAACAACCATGACGACGACATCGAGCTTCGCAGGGAATGCTACCTGCATAGGATTCTTAAATAATATGATCGCTCCAGAAGACtgtgattttttaaagaaagccTCGATGATATTCATCATCCTAAGCATCATCCTTCTCATCTGGGGTCTGTTAAACAACGTCATTCTCCTGATCATCATCTTCACAAATGGACGAAAGATGAGGACGATCCCGAACATGTTCATCGGTAACATGGCGTTTCTTGGTATCCTTTACCTTGTCATTGTCAGCGGTGGTAACCTCCCGCTGTTCGCCCAAATGGCATTTCAAATCAGGATCGTCAAGGATTCATCCATGCCAACAGGTTTATTCTTTGTTCAAATG TTTGTTGCTACATCATCCTTCACAATATTAGTTATCCTAGGACTTGATAGATATCTAGCCATAGTACACCCTCTGCGATCAAGACCGTATCGAACCAAGAAGAGAGCTATCATTGCTAACTCCTTTGCCTGGATTA TTGCAGGTATATGTATGATTCCATTATTTCTTGGTGGTGGAGGCAGTCAAGATATCTTCCAGGTACACAGCAGCCCAAGAAGCAGGAACGCGATGATGATCTTCATGATATTTGCCTTCTTGCTTCCGCTTGTCTTATTTTTCGTGATGTACCTAGCCATCTTGAAAGTGATTTTGCATAACCCATTAAACACGCAGCTACAGGGAGAAGAGCAAACACGACGGTGGAAGCAGCGAATTCAAATCTTCAAGTCAATATCCCGTGTTGTCTTTACTTTTACGGTGCATTATGGGTACGCGTTTGGGATATTTCTCTGGCTCATAAATGGCGGACACACCAAAGTCAGCACTCGTTTGAGCAATGTCTTGTTTTATTCTGCCTTGTTGGTAACCTATctcaatacatgtataaatccTCTGGTATACGCGCTTACTCTGGAATCATTTCGTCCATTCGTCTACAAGCTGCTCTGTCCAAAGTTTTGTAATCTGCGGAGACCACAGAAGGGCGCCCTCAATACGACCCAAGACAACCCAGGGATGTCAGAAGCGCACAGGACGGGTCAGGACAACGGGATCCGTATCACCATCGATTTAGTATCAACTGGATCCAACAGTGATAGGAACCAGGATGAAGATGAGATATCATCGAATGGAATTATAAACCAAGCTTATCAGGAGTCCAGCAGAACAGATGGAGAATACCCTTCAGAGAATGGCTCTGCCTGTCTGACGGAGGGAGAAGTCATTACTGTTACACCCACGTCCCATGAATGA